One genomic window of Plasmodium coatneyi strain Hackeri chromosome 12, complete sequence includes the following:
- a CDS encoding SEL-1 protein → MYRASSYLKLFSTLCALTFIFLSECYHCAYEKDDQNVDLFSEAHELLDQGEYAKSFAFLRTCVHYDIRCLTLSGVFYYLGLHPVERDVINALHIWKVCADYGSADAQFYLGIMYSNYFSLPNLYSYYVEEPKIEDTFVLHRLYLRLEGAYLRRSVIDCLRGEGVKCQVWERDEFNHGNNPIEDGQTFRTPPVVTLTKDNKLIVKIKNIRYNTDELKWYFDNLEKFPNRDYLEKNGHKLYFRRNHNLSLLYLYSSSLANHPGSTLSLGMRYMNGYGVEKNCETASRYFLKLTNGIINADSRTHFEMTDLIKLSIPHYDQYNMNNKKIRNIELFLETSLHDNHRILTMIARRYLMAIDGVERNYKKAFAYLTRAAKYDNSEAISLLGYIHLLGLGVQIDYSKATDYFIRGNKLNDPLSYNGLGYIHFFGLGTFKKNPQLAFYYFDLAAKSNLSSAQFNLACLYLSGVGITQSFHNAFYWFYKALNNGNVLAAYIMGFMHYNGIIINRNCKVALSLLAKVAENNSFILSTSNRIIRYIEKGRMKEALFLMAQLAETGNVQSQIGISQNINNPKFALFLPSNDKAKKVYASRYLAMASENNDFKSLFTLGDYAYQGHGLYVRIFPKNGLPFDELYDVNRDECLFRSGAPKRAKKDDNFDEEKKDNHFDEAKNAVTDEKSNEDAPPNEIISADLVDEQGLIFNDRWRFNYGLKFSFNEVDYHLAYHHYKSIISHYPNNFYVIQTISQACYNLGFMHYYGIGVAKNIQKALVYFNSSIKIYPTHKAPSVLFVLYIKLNKHLYNFKKKFQHLKWFLPL, encoded by the exons ATGTATCGTGCATCAAGTTACTTAAAACTGTTCTCAACACTATGCGCCTTAACGTTTATTTTCCTGAGTGAATGCTATCACTGTGCGTATGAGAAGGACGATCAAAATGTAGACCTCTTTTCCGAGGCGCACGAGCTGCTCGACCAGGGCGAGTACGCGAAGTCGTTCGCCTTCCTGAGGACATGCGTGCACTACGATATAAG GTGCCTAACGCTGAGTGGAGTGTTCTACTACCTGGGACTCCATCCCGTGGAGAGGGACGTCATAAACGCCCTGCACATATGGAAGGTGTGTGCAGACTACGGTAGCGCTGATGCGCAATTCTACCTGGGAATTATGTACTCCAATTATTTCTCTCTTCCAAATTTGTATTCCTACTATGTGGAGGAGCCGAAGATAGAAGACACCTTCGTTTTGCACAGATTGTACCTCCGATTGGAAGGGGCCTATTTAAGGAGGAGTGTGATCGATTGCTTACGAGGAGAAGGCGTTAAATGCCAAGTGTGGGAGAGAGATGAATTCAATCACGGAAACAACCCGATTGAAGATGGACAGACTTTTAGAACCCCCCCAGTGGTGACACTCACAAAAGACAACAAACTAATtgtgaagataaaaaatattagatACAACACAGATGAGTTGAAGTGGTATTTTGACAATTTAGAGAAATTTCCCAATAGGGATTacctggaaaaaaatgggcataaaTTATACTTCAGGAGAAATCATAACTTAAGTTTACTATACCTGTACAGTAGTAGTTTGGCTAACCATCCAGGAAGTACCTTATCCTTAGGAATGAGATACATGAATGGTTATGGCGTGGAGAAAAATTGCGAAACTGCATCTAGGTACTTTCTAAAGCTAACAAACGGGATCATCAATGCGGATAGTAGAACCCATTTTGAAATGACTGATTTGATCAAGCTAAGTATACCACATTATGATCAGTacaatatgaataataagaAAATTAGAAATATAGAACTGTTTCTAGAAACGTCTCTACATGACAACCACAGAATTTTAACAATGATCGCACGGAGGTACCTCATGGCAATAGACGGAGTTGaaagaaattacaaaaaagcATTCGCCTATCTAACCAGAGCAGCAAAGTATGACAACTCCGAGGCCATATCGTTACTAGGGTATATTCACCTACTAGGGTTAGGCGTACAAATTGACTATAGTAAAGCTACTGATTATTTTATTAGGGGAAATAAATTAAACGACCCTTTGAGTTATAATGGGCTAGGGTATATACACTTCTTCGGGTTAGGGACGTTTAAAAAGAATCCCCAATTGGCATTTTACTATTTCGACTTAGCTGCAAAGAGTAACCTATCATCGGCACAATTCAATTTAGCCTGCCTCTATTTAAGTGGCGTCGGAATTACGCAGTCTTTCCATAACGCGTTCTACTGGTTTTATAAAGCGCTAAATAATGGGAATGTGCTAGCTGCTTACATCATGGGGTTTATGCACTACAATGGGATCATCATCAACAGGAACTGTAAAGTAGCTTTGTCTTTGCTGGCCAAGGTAGCTGAAAATaactccttcattttgagCACCTCCAATAGAATTATTAGATATATAGAAAAGGGCAGAATGAAGGAGGCTCTGTTCCTTATGGCACAACTCGCCGAAACGGGCAACGTCCAGTCACAGATTGGTATATCTCAAAATATTAACAATCCGAAGTTCGCTCTTTTCTTACCCTCCAATGATAAAGCGAAGAAGGTTTATGCCAGCAGGTACCTGGCCATGGCGTCAGAGAACAACGACTTTAAATCGCTCTTCACTCTGGGAGATTACGCCTATCAGGGGCACGGCCTATACGTCCGAATATTTCCCAAGAACGGTCTGCCCTTTGACGAGCTCTACGACGTGAACCGTGACGAGTGCCTCTTCCGCTCCGGTGCGCcgaaaagggcaaaaaaggaTGACAATTTTgatgaggagaagaaggataaCCATTTTGACGAGGCGAAAAATGCTGTCACAGATGAAAAGTCGAATGAGGACGCCCCCCCGAACGAAATAATCTCTGCAGACCTCGTGGACGAACAGGGCCTGATCTTCAACGACCGCTGGAGGTTCAACTACGGATTGAAGTTCTCCTTTAACGAGGTGGATTACCACCTAGCTTATCACCATTACAAAAGCATTATTTCGCACTACCCCAACAACTTTTACGTGATCCAAACAATATCGCAGGCCTGCTACAACTTAGGGTTCATGCACTATTACGGCATAGGGGTGGCCAAGAATATTCAGAAGGCCTTAGTCTATTTCAATTCCTCTATTAAAATTTACCCCACGCATAAGGCCCCCTCCGTTTTGTTTGTGCTCTATATAAAGCTTAACAAGCATTTGTATAACTTCAAGAAGAAGTTTCAGCACCTCAAGTGGTTTTTACCCCTGTAA